The proteins below are encoded in one region of Bosea sp. BIWAKO-01:
- a CDS encoding protein-disulfide reductase DsbD — protein MVERITNGLLRRGLLILALLLPGAALAAESAAVTSPRVTATLLSSRDVVAPGERFQVALSQKIAKGWHTYWANPGDSGEPTRIEWTLPAGYSAGAIQWPAPKALPVEPLVNFGFSDAVLLPVEITVPEGAQPGERLTLKANATWLVCEKICIPEEGSFTLDLKVGPAPVADEAAQSRIDAARAALPQPAAFRAKLTQDGDALALALPGLGQPVEELRYFPLLETLIEHAAPQTATNSSDGTVLRLARSSSFKIGETELNGVITYREAGVPRALSLMADVEPALVNSTPAAAAPQAAQALAVVRVAAAPESNLTLWAALAFAFAGGLILNLMPCVLPVLFIKALGFAQAAQASRAEVREQGLLFLCGVLTSFIILAGAVIALAALGTSIGWGFQLQSPPVVIALAVIMVLIGLNLLGAFEIGGSVQGAGHGLASSGGRLGAFMTGALAVIVATPCTAPFMGAAMGYAVTQPPQIALAVFLALALGFAAPVVLLSFAPGWLRLLPKPGRWMVILKQAFAFPMFATATWLVWVASVQAGPGGVLAALAAILAAGFLVWLLGLGRSAGGRTRIALSALALFVAVGAGAFVLQSAVPSATDTARAGDIEPWSPERVAALQAEGRPVFVNFTAAWCITCLANERVALVRQEVKDTFAKLNVAYLKADWTNRNATIAAALAEHGRAGVPLYLFYPGTKGAPPEIMPQLLTTDMLVEAASRAAGKEARTAQNRP, from the coding sequence ATGGTCGAGCGCATTACAAACGGCTTGCTGCGGCGGGGCCTTCTCATCCTCGCACTGCTCCTGCCCGGCGCCGCCCTTGCCGCTGAATCGGCCGCGGTCACCAGCCCCCGCGTCACTGCGACCCTGCTCTCCAGCCGCGACGTCGTTGCGCCCGGCGAGCGCTTCCAGGTCGCGCTCAGCCAGAAGATCGCCAAGGGCTGGCACACATACTGGGCCAATCCCGGCGATTCCGGCGAGCCGACGCGGATCGAGTGGACATTGCCTGCGGGCTACAGCGCCGGTGCGATCCAATGGCCGGCGCCGAAGGCGCTCCCGGTCGAGCCGCTCGTCAATTTCGGCTTCAGCGACGCCGTGCTGCTGCCGGTGGAGATCACCGTTCCCGAAGGCGCACAGCCGGGCGAGCGCCTTACCCTCAAGGCGAACGCGACCTGGCTGGTCTGCGAAAAGATCTGCATCCCCGAGGAAGGCTCCTTCACGCTCGACCTCAAGGTCGGCCCGGCCCCGGTCGCCGATGAGGCGGCACAGTCGCGGATCGATGCGGCCCGCGCCGCGCTGCCGCAACCTGCCGCTTTCCGGGCGAAGCTGACGCAGGACGGCGATGCTCTAGCCCTCGCGCTGCCGGGCCTCGGGCAGCCCGTCGAGGAGCTGCGCTACTTCCCGCTGCTCGAGACGTTGATCGAGCATGCCGCTCCGCAGACCGCGACGAACTCTTCCGACGGCACGGTCTTGCGACTTGCCCGTTCCAGCTCGTTCAAGATCGGCGAGACCGAACTCAACGGGGTCATCACCTATCGCGAGGCCGGCGTGCCGCGCGCGCTCAGCCTGATGGCCGATGTCGAGCCTGCGCTGGTCAATTCCACGCCTGCGGCAGCGGCGCCGCAAGCTGCCCAGGCCCTGGCCGTGGTGCGCGTCGCCGCAGCGCCCGAAAGCAACCTGACGCTCTGGGCAGCACTGGCCTTCGCCTTCGCCGGCGGCCTGATCCTCAACCTGATGCCTTGCGTGCTGCCGGTGCTGTTCATCAAGGCGCTCGGCTTCGCCCAGGCCGCACAGGCGAGCCGCGCCGAGGTGCGCGAGCAGGGTCTGCTCTTCCTTTGCGGCGTCCTTACCAGCTTCATCATCCTTGCCGGCGCGGTGATCGCGCTGGCAGCGCTTGGCACCAGCATCGGCTGGGGTTTCCAGCTGCAATCGCCGCCCGTCGTGATCGCGCTGGCGGTCATCATGGTGCTGATCGGCCTCAACCTGCTCGGCGCATTCGAAATCGGCGGCTCCGTCCAGGGCGCCGGGCACGGGCTTGCCTCCAGCGGCGGACGCTTGGGCGCCTTCATGACCGGGGCGCTCGCCGTCATCGTCGCGACGCCCTGCACCGCCCCCTTCATGGGCGCGGCCATGGGATATGCCGTAACGCAACCGCCGCAGATCGCACTTGCGGTCTTCCTGGCGCTCGCGCTCGGCTTTGCCGCGCCGGTGGTCCTCCTGTCCTTCGCTCCCGGCTGGCTGCGTCTGCTGCCAAAGCCCGGCCGCTGGATGGTCATCCTCAAGCAGGCCTTTGCCTTCCCGATGTTTGCGACCGCGACCTGGCTGGTCTGGGTCGCCTCCGTCCAGGCCGGGCCCGGCGGCGTGCTTGCCGCTCTGGCGGCGATCCTCGCGGCCGGCTTCCTCGTCTGGCTGCTCGGCCTCGGCCGCAGTGCTGGCGGGCGGACCCGAATCGCCCTTTCGGCCCTCGCCCTGTTCGTCGCCGTCGGCGCCGGGGCCTTCGTGCTTCAGAGCGCCGTTCCGAGCGCGACGGACACAGCACGGGCGGGCGACATCGAGCCCTGGTCTCCCGAGCGCGTCGCCGCGCTGCAGGCGGAAGGGCGTCCCGTCTTCGTCAACTTCACCGCGGCCTGGTGCATCACCTGCCTCGCCAATGAGCGGGTCGCGCTGGTCCGGCAGGAGGTCAAGGACACCTTTGCCAAGCTGAACGTCGCCTATCTCAAGGCCGACTGGACCAACCGGAATGCCACCATCGCCGCCGCGCTTGCCGAGCACGGCCGGGCCGGCGTGCCGCTCTACCTGTTCTATCCCGGCACGAAGGGCGCGCCGCCCGAAATCATGCCGCAACTCCTGACGACCGACATGCTGGTCGAGGCTGCCAGCCGTGCCGCCGGCAAAGAGGCTAGGACCGCGCAGAACCGACCCTGA
- a CDS encoding redoxin domain-containing protein, translating into MTAVTRQSFIASLVLAGLTVAAGPALAQSAPRIGAPAPAFSVIDVDGRTRSLSEFPGKTVILEWTNHDCPYVRKHYNGGTMQSLQRDMTKEGIVWLSVVSSPPGEQGYVTAAQAKGLTASRNAAPSDLLLDPKGTMGRAYRAQTTPHMYIIDGKGTLVYAGAIDDKPSASAASLNGAKSYVRQAVAEMKAGKPISEATTKAYGCGIKLAPLS; encoded by the coding sequence ATGACAGCTGTGACACGTCAGAGTTTCATCGCAAGTCTGGTCCTTGCGGGCCTCACAGTCGCAGCGGGCCCGGCGCTCGCGCAGAGCGCCCCGCGGATCGGTGCGCCGGCTCCCGCCTTCTCAGTGATCGATGTCGACGGCCGGACCCGGTCGCTCTCGGAATTCCCGGGCAAGACCGTGATCCTAGAATGGACCAATCACGACTGCCCCTATGTCCGCAAACACTACAACGGCGGCACCATGCAGAGCCTGCAGCGCGATATGACGAAGGAAGGCATTGTCTGGCTGAGCGTCGTCTCCTCACCGCCGGGTGAGCAGGGCTATGTCACGGCCGCCCAGGCCAAGGGGCTGACCGCCTCGCGCAACGCCGCCCCCAGCGACCTGTTGCTCGACCCTAAGGGCACCATGGGCCGCGCCTATCGGGCGCAGACCACGCCGCATATGTACATCATCGATGGCAAGGGCACGCTGGTCTATGCGGGCGCGATCGACGACAAGCCCTCGGCCAGCGCGGCCAGCCTGAACGGCGCCAAGAGCTATGTGCGCCAGGCGGTGGCCGAAATGAAGGCCGGCAAGCCGATCTCGGAAGCCACGACCAAGGCCTATGGCTGCGGGATCAAGCTCGCACCGCTCAGCTGA
- a CDS encoding SUMF1/EgtB/PvdO family nonheme iron enzyme has translation MLSAFKLMALATAALAPIAISALAPGYGTGPATPHVPLPEFVELRPGTIQFRASGEFLGGGKPIVAPIVAVTVDRSLAVMKSQVTVADYQRCVKAGACPVAGSGETASNRPVVGVSWRDTQAYISWLSRETGTRFRLPTDEEWAYAAASRFHDDALPESLDRSDPGQRALAIYDRDASRVMAAGKAPQPIGSFGANENGLLDMAGNVWEWTDTCFQRITLDAAGATTAAVANCGVRVVEGLHRAYMTDFVRDARAGGCVSGTPPSNLGFRLVRDDVSWPGLSLALGLVRPAAR, from the coding sequence ATGCTGTCCGCGTTCAAACTCATGGCCCTGGCCACCGCGGCGCTCGCACCCATCGCGATCTCGGCCCTCGCGCCAGGATATGGCACGGGCCCGGCGACACCGCATGTTCCGCTTCCAGAGTTCGTGGAACTCCGGCCCGGCACGATCCAGTTCCGTGCCAGCGGCGAGTTCCTGGGGGGCGGGAAGCCGATCGTCGCGCCAATCGTGGCGGTCACGGTCGACAGGTCTCTGGCCGTGATGAAAAGCCAGGTCACGGTTGCTGACTATCAACGCTGCGTCAAAGCCGGAGCATGTCCGGTGGCGGGCTCCGGCGAGACCGCCTCCAACCGTCCCGTCGTCGGGGTGAGCTGGCGAGACACTCAGGCCTATATATCCTGGCTGTCGCGTGAGACGGGGACGAGATTCCGGCTGCCGACCGACGAAGAATGGGCTTACGCAGCCGCAAGCCGGTTCCACGACGATGCCCTGCCGGAAAGCCTCGATCGCAGCGACCCCGGCCAGCGGGCGCTTGCGATTTATGACAGGGACGCGAGTCGCGTGATGGCGGCCGGCAAGGCGCCACAGCCGATTGGAAGTTTCGGCGCGAACGAGAATGGTCTTCTCGATATGGCCGGCAATGTCTGGGAATGGACCGACACCTGCTTTCAGCGCATCACCCTTGATGCCGCGGGGGCGACGACGGCCGCCGTGGCCAATTGCGGGGTCCGCGTCGTTGAGGGCCTTCATCGCGCCTATATGACGGATTTTGTGCGCGATGCGCGTGCCGGCGGCTGCGTATCGGGCACGCCGCCGAGCAATTTGGGCTTCCGCCTCGTACGCGATGACGTGTCCTGGCCTGGGTTGAGCCTTGCCTTGGGGTTGGTCCGGCCGGCCGCGAGGTAG
- the nirK gene encoding copper-containing nitrite reductase: MEQAFETAAGTFTISRRAALAGAAILAGALVAPASAWALDLPRQKVEFVAPPFVHPHEQATKLGPRIMEFRLWVEEKKIVIDEEGTTLQAMTFNGSIPGPLFVVHEGDYVEVTLANPDTNSMAHNIDFHAAAGASGGADLTLINPGEQTVLRWKATRTGVFAYHCIPGAMTPWHITSGMSGAVMVLPRDGLKDAAGRPLHYDRVYYIGEHDYYVPRDEKGKFKQYDTHGDAYMDTMEVMRKLVPSHVVFNGAVGALTGKNAMPAKVGENVLIVHSQASRDTRPHLVGGFGDYVWETGKFSNPPETNLETWFIRGGSAGAALTKFLQPGIVGYVNHNMIEAFELGATAHFRVEGQWNDDLMTQVVAPEPILSNVAHK, translated from the coding sequence ATGGAACAGGCATTCGAGACCGCCGCTGGTACGTTCACAATTTCCCGACGGGCCGCTCTTGCGGGCGCCGCCATCCTGGCCGGGGCGCTGGTCGCTCCAGCATCGGCTTGGGCGCTTGATCTGCCGCGACAGAAGGTCGAGTTCGTCGCGCCGCCCTTCGTTCATCCTCACGAGCAGGCGACCAAGCTGGGCCCAAGGATCATGGAGTTCAGGCTCTGGGTTGAGGAGAAGAAGATCGTTATCGATGAAGAGGGCACCACGTTGCAGGCCATGACCTTCAACGGGTCGATCCCTGGGCCGCTTTTTGTCGTGCACGAGGGTGATTATGTCGAGGTGACGCTTGCCAATCCCGACACCAACTCGATGGCGCACAATATCGACTTCCATGCTGCTGCGGGCGCATCAGGCGGTGCCGATCTGACCTTGATCAACCCCGGAGAGCAGACCGTATTGCGCTGGAAGGCCACCCGGACGGGTGTGTTCGCTTATCACTGCATCCCAGGTGCCATGACCCCCTGGCATATCACCTCGGGCATGAGCGGCGCCGTGATGGTGCTGCCGCGGGACGGCCTCAAGGATGCGGCCGGACGGCCGCTTCACTACGATCGCGTCTACTACATCGGCGAGCATGATTATTACGTTCCGCGCGACGAAAAGGGCAAATTCAAGCAGTACGACACGCATGGCGACGCCTACATGGACACGATGGAGGTCATGCGAAAGCTGGTGCCAAGTCACGTCGTGTTCAACGGTGCGGTCGGAGCCCTGACGGGCAAGAACGCGATGCCCGCAAAGGTCGGTGAGAACGTGCTGATCGTGCATTCCCAAGCAAGCCGCGACACACGTCCACATCTGGTCGGCGGGTTCGGAGACTATGTCTGGGAGACCGGCAAGTTCTCGAATCCTCCCGAGACCAATCTCGAAACCTGGTTCATTCGGGGCGGATCCGCGGGCGCGGCGCTCACCAAATTCCTTCAGCCCGGCATTGTCGGTTACGTGAACCACAACATGATCGAGGCCTTCGAACTTGGTGCGACAGCCCATTTCAGGGTCGAGGGTCAATGGAATGATGACCTGATGACCCAGGTAGTGGCGCCCGAACCGATTCTGAGCAACGTCGCGCACAAATGA